A section of the Sebastes fasciatus isolate fSebFas1 chromosome 21, fSebFas1.pri, whole genome shotgun sequence genome encodes:
- the slc22a17 gene encoding solute carrier family 22 member 17: protein MMTSPDSPPLVSPSPCPAPPPSLPSSPVPSSPAPSSSSLPAPPSLPPTGEVMVLALGRKKQRVLIALSILPNLFLAFLLSSDPLITLSPPHHCHLPGPLPSPEVLNASLPWEKGERPGDSGGRSQCKQYVNGSQSAVVDCEAGWDYNVTEGLRRNIVTEWDLVCGQYWLVPVEEVCFILGILTGCLGLGYAADRLGRSKTLLTSLTLSVVFGVLVCVSPYPSIFIVMRFCLAAASAGVYLTMYITRLELCEPSLRLAVTMLAGLMTVAGQLLLLAVALGCQSWRGLLGAGAAPLTLFLSFGIPGVFPESPRWLLLSERSADMNSFTERRNSNRDIRDDESFTELDSDPAPSSRPHLSYPELIHSRNIWKNMCVLGFTSFISHGISHCYSSFRGDVRGTAPSFYWTYLLSVCAGGGAWLLLWATVDRCGRRGILLLAMTMTGLASLILLGLMEYLSETAITVFSVMGLFSSQATAFLCILFTAEIMPTIFRGSGVGAVMALGCVGRLSSPLMDLRNHYGYFLHHVVYSSLALLAVLSILLLPESKRKPLPQTLADGEQYRRPPLGRRRRDNVPLLATPNPET from the exons atgaTGACATCCCCGGACTCTCCCCCTCTGGTCTCCCCATCCCCGTGCCCCGCTCCCCCTCcgtccctcccctcctccccggTTCCCTCCTCTCCGgccccttcttcctcctccctccccgccCCGCCCTCGCTGCCTCCCACGGGGGAGGTGATGGTGCTGGCTCTGGGCAGGAAGAAGCAGAGGGTTCTGATCGCTCTCTCCATCCTGCCCAACCTCTTCCTGGCCTTCCTGCTCTCTTCCGACCCCCTCATCACCCTCTCGCCGCCCCACCACTGCCACCTGCCGGGGCCCTTGCCGTCCCCTGAGGTGCTGAACGCCTCCTTGCCCTGGGAGAAGGGGGAGAGGCCCGGGGACAGCGGGGGCCGGTCCCAGTGTAAGCAGTACGTCAACGGCAGCCAGTCAGCAGTGGTGGACTGCGAGGCCGGCTGGGACTACAACGTCACAGAAGGGCTGAGGAGAAACATCGTTACTGAG TGGGATCTGGTGTGCGGTCAGTACTGGCTGGTCCCGGTGGAGGAGGTGTGTTTCATCCTGGGCATCCTGACTGGCTGTCTCGGCCTGGGCTACGCCGCTGACAG GCTGGGCAGATCCAAGACTCTGCTGACCTCTCTGACCCTGTCGGTGGTGTTTGGGGTGCTGGTGTGTGTCTCTCCGTACCCCTCCATCTTCATCGTCATGCGTTTCTGTTTGGCGGCAGCTAGTGCGGGAGTCTACCTCACTATGTACATCACTC GTCTAGAGCTGTGTGAACCGTCTCTGAGGCTGGCGGTGACCATGCTGGCCGGGCTGATGACTGTAGCCGGACAGCTACTGTTGCTCGCCGTCGCCCTGGGCTGCCAATCCTGGAGGGGCCTGCTGGGAGCCGGCGCCGCACCGCTAACACTCTTCCTCAGTTTCGG CATTCCCGGGGTGTTTCCAGAGTCTCCTCGCTGGCTCCTTCTGTCAGAGAGATCTGCAGACATGAACTCCTTCACTGAGAGAAGAAACTCCAACAGAGATATAAGGGACGACGAGAGCTTCACAG AGCTGGATTCAGACCCGGCCCCCTCCTCACGCCCCCACCTGTCCTACCCTGAGCTCATCCACAGcaggaacatctggaagaaCATGTGTGTGCTCGGCTTCACCTC ATTCATCTCTCACGGCATTAGTCACTGTTACAGCTCTTTCCGAGGTGACGTCAGAGGCACGGCCCCGAGCTTCTACTGGACGTacctgctgtctgtgtgtgccgGGGGCGGTGCCTGGCTGTTGCTCTGGGCGACCGTAGACAGGTGCGGTCGCCGTGGCATCCTGCTCCTCGCCATGACGATGACGGGGCTGGCCTCTTTGATCCTCCTGGGACTCATGGAGT ATCTCAGTGAGACGGCCATCACAGTTTTCTCAGTGATGGGTCTCTTCTCCTCCCAGGCCACCGCCTTCCTCTGCATCCTCTTCACTGCAGAGATCATGCCCACCATCTTCAG GGGCAGCGGTGTGGGCGCCGTGATGGCTCTCGGCTGCGTGGGCCGCCTCAGCTCCCCGCTCATGGACCTGAGGAACCACTACGGTTACTTCCTGCACCACGTGGTCTACTCCTCCCTGGCCCTGCTGGCCGTGCTGTCCATCCTGCTGCTGCCCGAGAGCAAGAGGAAGCCGCTGCCCCAGACGCTGGCCGACGGGGAGCAGTACAGGCGCCCCCCGctgggcaggaggaggagggacaatGTGCCGCTGCTAGCCACGCCCAACCCAGAGACCTAA
- the cebp1 gene encoding CCAAT/enhancer binding protein (C/EBP) 1 encodes MMSDSRVSSVIQEWATSYPGQVHTLNPGTPSNQLAQMDMIPYGQSQGLVRGGNDDRVAEQMMGLSYLPYTSSCLSNTSGAGNTNHHQSHGNTQQDFSSFLLPTMRAPVNKRCISKDSNEYRQRRERNNVAVRKSRDKARRRILLTQQRALQLQEENQKLQIRIGQLTQELDSLKHILSQRHPQVAEEGAAGESSI; translated from the exons ATG ATGTCTGATTCAAGGGTGTCCTCTGTCATCCAGGAGTGGGCGACCTCGTACCCGGGTCAGGTCCACACCCTGAACCCCGGCACACCGTCCAATCAGCTGGCTCAGATGGACATGATACCGTACGGCCAGTCTCAGGGACTGGTGAGGGGGGGCAATGACGACAGGGTGGCCGAGCAGATGATGGGACTGTCTTACCTGCCGTACACGTCCTCCTGTCTCAGCAACACGTCGGGCGCAGGGAACACAAACCACCACCAGAGCCATGGCAACACTCAGCAG GacttctcctccttcctcctgccGACTATGCGGGCCCCGGTGAACAAGCGGTGCATCAGCAAGGACAGTAACGAGTACCGCCAGAGACGCGAGAGGAACAACGTGGCTGTGAGGAAGAGCCGGGACAAGGCCCGCAGGAGGATCCTGCTGACCCAGCAGAGGGCCctgcagctgcaggaggagaacCAGAAGCTGCAGATAAGGATAGGTCAGCTGACACAGGAGCTGGACTCTCTCAAACACATCCTGTCACAGCGGCACCCGCAGGTAGCCGAGGAGGGAGCAGCAGGGGAGTCCAGCATCTAG